A portion of the Rhodanobacter sp. AS-Z3 genome contains these proteins:
- a CDS encoding phosphodiester glycosidase family protein: protein MSSHIPRLPHPPRLRRLLHLLLPLVLLAVVPGCAPTAQALDSSDVAFDGQNYRIVHVDLKRENLSLHWRDPTSGQPFGSIETLRQWGEARGQRLLFAANAGIYDHKFAPLGLYVEDGKTLVPLNLAHGNPASGNFSLLPNGVFAVYPDGHAAVRTSEAFKADGQAARWATQSGPMLLIDGKLNEQFVDDSASLKWRSGVCARTSTDVVFAASEAPVNFHTFGRLFRDKLGCRNALYLDGSISQLYVDGQGYAGAPAFMVKPYAGIFAVFAKP from the coding sequence ATGTCTTCCCATATTCCGCGTCTGCCCCATCCTCCTCGCCTTCGTCGACTGCTGCACCTGCTGCTGCCGCTGGTCTTGCTGGCCGTCGTTCCCGGCTGCGCACCCACCGCACAGGCGCTGGACAGCAGCGACGTCGCGTTCGATGGGCAAAATTATCGAATCGTGCACGTCGATCTCAAGCGCGAAAACTTGTCATTGCACTGGCGCGACCCAACCAGCGGGCAACCGTTCGGCAGCATCGAAACACTGCGCCAATGGGGCGAGGCACGCGGGCAGCGGCTGCTGTTTGCCGCCAACGCCGGCATCTACGATCACAAATTCGCGCCACTGGGACTATATGTGGAAGATGGCAAGACGCTGGTGCCGTTGAATCTGGCGCACGGCAACCCGGCATCCGGCAATTTTTCGCTGCTGCCCAATGGCGTCTTCGCGGTGTATCCCGATGGCCATGCGGCCGTGCGTACCAGTGAGGCGTTCAAGGCGGATGGCCAGGCTGCGCGCTGGGCTACCCAGTCCGGCCCGATGCTGCTGATCGACGGCAAGCTCAACGAGCAATTCGTCGATGACTCGGCGAGCCTTAAATGGCGCAGCGGCGTTTGCGCAAGAACGTCCACTGACGTGGTGTTTGCTGCCAGCGAAGCACCGGTCAACTTCCATACGTTTGGACGGCTGTTTCGCGACAAGCTCGGTTGTCGCAATGCGCTGTATCTGGATGGCAGCATCTCGCAGCTCTATGTTGATGGCCAGGGCTACGCCGGTGCACCGGCTTTCATGGTCAAACCCTACGCAGGAATCTTTGCCGTGTTCGCCAAGCCATGA
- a CDS encoding DUF3034 family protein — protein MNRKTRMVGSIGLALAGCLLSAAATATGSDAGAPTTSNKLLLTGGVSQLEGSAGGGLTPWAVIGGYGTRDEIGANAFYTRVNLPDYHVDEAGAMVGLYNRVELSFAQQRFNTEKVGAALGLGEGFTFRQNIVGVKVRLFGDVVLDQDSWLPQVSVGAQYKKNNQDGVVKFVGAKRSQGTDYYISATKLFLGQSLLVDGTLRFTKANQIGILGFGGDLNNSYKPEFEASVAYLLSRHWAVGAEYRQKPNNLGIAKEDDWYDAFVAWAPNKHVSLTLAYADLGNIVIKDRQRGVYASVQVGF, from the coding sequence ATGAATCGCAAGACCCGAATGGTCGGATCGATCGGCTTGGCGCTGGCCGGCTGCCTGCTTTCCGCGGCGGCCACGGCTACCGGCAGCGACGCTGGCGCGCCGACGACGAGCAACAAACTGTTGTTGACCGGTGGTGTATCCCAGCTGGAAGGCTCGGCGGGTGGTGGCCTCACGCCATGGGCGGTGATTGGCGGCTACGGTACCCGTGACGAAATTGGCGCGAACGCGTTCTATACCCGGGTGAACCTGCCGGATTACCACGTCGACGAAGCTGGCGCGATGGTTGGCCTGTACAACCGGGTCGAGCTGTCGTTTGCGCAGCAGCGCTTCAATACCGAAAAGGTCGGTGCCGCGCTGGGGCTGGGTGAAGGCTTTACCTTCAGACAGAACATTGTCGGCGTGAAAGTGCGCCTGTTCGGCGATGTTGTGCTCGACCAGGACAGCTGGTTGCCGCAGGTGTCGGTCGGTGCGCAATACAAGAAGAACAATCAGGACGGTGTGGTCAAGTTTGTCGGGGCCAAGCGTTCGCAAGGCACCGACTACTACATCAGCGCGACCAAGCTATTCCTTGGCCAGAGCCTGCTGGTCGACGGCACGCTGCGTTTCACCAAGGCCAACCAGATCGGCATCCTCGGTTTTGGCGGCGATCTCAACAATTCCTACAAACCGGAGTTCGAGGCCTCGGTGGCTTATTTGCTCAGCCGTCACTGGGCGGTCGGTGCGGAATATCGGCAGAAGCCGAACAACCTTGGTATCGCCAAGGAAGACGACTGGTACGACGCCTTCGTGGCATGGGCGCCGAACAAGCACGTGTCGCTGACCCTTGCTTACGCCGATCTCGGCAACATCGTCATCAAGGATCGGCAGCGTGGCGTGTACGCCTCGGTGCAGGTCGGCTTCTGA
- a CDS encoding 8-oxo-dGTP diphosphatase, with translation MPYTPIVATLGYVLSPDRREVLMIHRNARPDDQHLGKYNGLGGKMEPEEDIAACMRREIREEAGIECESMQLRGTLNWPGFGKQGEDWLGFIFVIDHYSGTPLTSNPEGTLEWVALDRLMELPMWEGDRHFLPLVFDGDPRPFHGVMPYKDGCMQSWSYSR, from the coding sequence ATGCCCTATACCCCGATAGTGGCGACACTCGGTTACGTGCTCTCGCCTGATCGTCGCGAGGTGCTGATGATTCACCGTAACGCGCGGCCGGATGACCAGCACCTGGGCAAGTACAACGGCCTGGGCGGCAAGATGGAGCCGGAAGAAGATATCGCTGCATGCATGCGCCGCGAGATTCGCGAGGAGGCGGGCATCGAGTGCGAGTCGATGCAACTGCGCGGCACACTCAACTGGCCGGGCTTTGGCAAGCAGGGTGAGGACTGGCTGGGCTTCATCTTCGTGATCGATCATTACAGCGGTACGCCGCTGACGAGCAACCCCGAGGGCACGCTGGAATGGGTGGCGCTGGATCGCCTTATGGAGCTGCCGATGTGGGAAGGCGACCGCCATTTTCTGCCGCTGGTGTTCGATGGCGACCCGCGCCCGTTCCATGGCGTGATGCCGTACAAGGACGGATGCATGCAATCGTGGTCGTACAGCCGTTGA
- a CDS encoding penicillin acylase family protein translates to MMTRRFRLLRISLLLLLTLLFAAFLTGWWLFAGSRAQLDGTRSSSDLAAPVSITRDALGTVTLTGKDRTDLSYALGYVHAQERFFEMDLMRRASAGELSALVGPAALKLDLNHRRHRLRAVAEAAYAQMEPAEKRELDRYRDGVNAGLADLRVRPWEYLLLGSQPQLWRSEDSMLVIGSMYLDLNSDGRNERELRFAQIRAVLPGPLVDFLLAPDPTWEAPLSGPLSASPVIPAASLFDLRQHASTIASVTLNAALAPALDAPRPGNNNFAVAGRLTGNGSAMLANDMHLGLGVPNIWFRTRLRYPDASAPNGERDVNGVSLPGTPAMIVASNGQIAWGFTNSYGDWQDWVRVRRDPADPTRYKVPEGWAALDHHDEHIQVKGQPDTILKVDDTRWGPIMGTDADGTPLALSWIGAQPRAYNVELMQLERASSVDKALDLAPTLGMPPQNLLVADSAGNIGWSLAGNSIPLRAGIDPLLPSDWSKFGTGWQGWAAPAQYPRIENPVDGRLWTANNRTVDGNALALLGNGGHDLGARAQQIRDELHGRVSFTPGNLLDIQLDNRAVFLSRWQHLLQDTLADNTDPALQPLRQLTATWRGRAAVDSVDYRLVRAFRAQVSKTVLAPFIARVQQRFPDFSWPGESSAEAAVWSLLHAQPPQLFDPAYHDWHALLIASAKQVADELGKQPGGLAARNWGERNRTDIRHPLSAGLPRWLGRHIDMPDQPLAGDNNMPHVAGPGFGASEHLDVSPGQEDQAILNMPGGQSDHPLSPYFGAGHQDWVAGRPTPLLPGANQHTLTLQPAAREPGATKD, encoded by the coding sequence ATGATGACCCGCCGCTTCCGCCTGTTGCGGATCTCGCTGCTGCTTCTACTCACCTTGTTGTTCGCCGCGTTCCTCACCGGCTGGTGGCTGTTCGCCGGCAGTCGCGCGCAACTCGATGGCACGCGCAGCAGTTCGGATCTTGCCGCACCGGTCAGCATCACACGTGACGCGTTGGGCACCGTCACCCTGACCGGCAAGGACCGCACCGACCTCAGCTACGCGCTTGGCTACGTGCACGCGCAGGAACGCTTCTTCGAGATGGACCTGATGCGCCGCGCCAGCGCCGGCGAACTGTCAGCACTGGTGGGTCCGGCGGCATTGAAGCTCGACCTCAACCATCGTCGCCATCGTCTTCGCGCCGTGGCCGAGGCCGCTTATGCGCAAATGGAACCTGCGGAAAAACGCGAGCTTGATCGTTACCGCGACGGTGTGAACGCCGGACTGGCCGACCTGCGCGTGCGGCCGTGGGAATACCTGCTGCTGGGCAGTCAACCACAGCTGTGGCGTTCCGAAGACAGCATGCTGGTGATCGGATCGATGTACCTGGATCTCAACAGCGACGGCCGTAACGAACGCGAACTGCGTTTCGCGCAGATTCGAGCCGTACTGCCCGGGCCGTTGGTGGACTTCCTGCTGGCGCCTGACCCGACCTGGGAAGCCCCGTTGAGCGGCCCGTTGTCCGCCTCGCCGGTGATCCCGGCCGCCAGCCTTTTCGACCTGCGCCAACACGCATCGACGATCGCCTCGGTGACGCTCAACGCCGCGCTGGCACCGGCACTGGATGCACCGCGCCCCGGCAACAACAACTTCGCCGTCGCTGGCCGACTCACCGGCAACGGTTCGGCGATGCTGGCGAACGACATGCATCTGGGTCTGGGCGTACCGAACATCTGGTTTCGCACGCGCCTGCGCTATCCCGATGCCAGCGCACCGAACGGCGAGCGCGACGTCAATGGCGTCAGCCTGCCCGGCACGCCGGCGATGATCGTGGCTTCCAACGGGCAGATTGCCTGGGGCTTCACCAACAGTTATGGCGACTGGCAGGACTGGGTGCGCGTGCGGCGCGACCCGGCTGATCCGACCCGTTACAAAGTGCCCGAGGGCTGGGCCGCGCTCGACCATCACGACGAACATATCCAGGTGAAGGGTCAGCCAGACACCATCCTGAAAGTTGACGACACCCGCTGGGGCCCGATCATGGGCACCGATGCGGATGGCACGCCGTTGGCGCTTTCATGGATCGGTGCACAACCGCGCGCGTACAACGTCGAACTGATGCAACTGGAACGTGCATCCAGCGTGGACAAGGCGCTCGACCTTGCCCCAACGCTAGGCATGCCGCCGCAAAATCTGCTGGTTGCCGACAGCGCCGGCAACATCGGCTGGAGCCTCGCCGGCAACAGCATTCCACTGCGCGCCGGCATCGACCCGCTGCTTCCCTCGGACTGGTCCAAATTCGGCACGGGCTGGCAAGGCTGGGCGGCACCCGCGCAGTATCCACGCATCGAAAATCCCGTTGACGGAAGACTGTGGACGGCCAACAACCGCACCGTCGACGGCAACGCGCTGGCACTGCTCGGCAACGGCGGGCATGACCTTGGCGCACGCGCGCAACAGATTCGCGACGAACTGCATGGACGTGTCAGCTTCACTCCGGGCAACCTGCTCGATATCCAGCTGGATAACCGCGCCGTGTTCCTCAGCCGCTGGCAGCACTTGTTGCAGGACACGCTGGCCGACAACACCGATCCGGCACTGCAGCCGTTGCGTCAACTCACGGCAACGTGGCGCGGGCGCGCCGCCGTCGACAGCGTTGACTACCGACTGGTACGTGCCTTCCGTGCCCAGGTCAGCAAGACCGTGCTGGCGCCGTTTATCGCACGCGTGCAACAACGATTCCCTGACTTCAGCTGGCCCGGCGAAAGCAGTGCGGAAGCCGCTGTGTGGTCGTTGCTGCACGCGCAGCCACCACAGTTGTTCGACCCCGCCTACCACGATTGGCACGCCCTGCTGATCGCCTCGGCGAAGCAGGTGGCGGACGAACTGGGCAAGCAACCCGGTGGTCTCGCTGCGCGCAACTGGGGTGAGCGCAATCGCACCGATATCCGGCACCCGTTGTCGGCGGGCCTGCCGCGCTGGCTGGGCCGACATATCGACATGCCCGACCAGCCACTGGCGGGGGACAACAACATGCCGCACGTGGCGGGACCGGGCTTCGGTGCGTCCGAACATCTGGACGTCTCGCCCGGTCAAGAGGATCAGGCGATCCTCAACATGCCGGGCGGCCAAAGTGATCATCCGTTGTCGCCCTACTTCGGCGCCGGCCATCAGGATTGGGTTGCCGGACGTCCAACACCGCTGTTGCCCGGAGCCAACCAACACACGCTGACCCTGCAGCCGGCCGCTAGAGAACCCGGTGCAACAAAGGATTGA
- a CDS encoding biotin/lipoate A/B protein ligase family protein gives MMRTDWHDHDWQLIHTIPQSPALHMALEDVLTHEVGAGLRPPTLRIWEWASPAVVIGRFQSLRNEVDTEAAKRHGIEVVRRVSGGGAMFIEPGNTITYSIYAPQSLIKGLSFQEAYAFLDEWVLAALADMGIKAWYKPLNDITSEGGKIAGAAQVHRGGAVLHHVTMAYDIDATKMLEVLRIGREKLSDKGTTSAAKRVDPLRSQTGLPREEVIERMIATFRRLHGLNNGSLTSEELAQAEALAISKFGSAAWLSDVA, from the coding sequence ATGATGCGCACCGATTGGCACGATCACGACTGGCAGCTGATCCACACGATTCCGCAATCCCCAGCCCTGCATATGGCACTGGAAGACGTGCTGACGCACGAGGTCGGCGCCGGGCTTCGCCCGCCCACGCTACGCATCTGGGAATGGGCCTCACCGGCGGTGGTCATCGGCCGCTTCCAATCGTTGCGCAACGAGGTGGATACGGAAGCTGCGAAGCGGCACGGCATCGAAGTGGTGCGCCGGGTTTCCGGTGGCGGCGCGATGTTCATCGAACCGGGCAACACCATCACCTATTCCATCTACGCGCCGCAGTCGCTGATCAAGGGCCTGTCGTTTCAGGAAGCCTATGCTTTCCTCGACGAATGGGTGCTGGCGGCACTCGCCGACATGGGCATCAAGGCGTGGTACAAGCCGCTCAACGACATCACCTCCGAAGGCGGCAAGATCGCCGGCGCGGCGCAGGTGCATCGCGGTGGCGCCGTGCTGCATCACGTCACCATGGCCTATGACATCGACGCGACCAAGATGCTGGAAGTGTTGCGCATCGGTCGCGAGAAGCTGTCGGACAAGGGCACTACCAGTGCCGCCAAGCGGGTCGATCCGCTGCGCAGTCAGACTGGCCTGCCCCGTGAGGAAGTGATCGAACGCATGATCGCCACGTTCCGCCGCCTGCATGGACTGAACAACGGCAGCTTGACCAGTGAGGAACTGGCCCAAGCCGAGGCACTGGCGATCAGCAAGTTCGGCAGCGCAGCCTGGCTGAGTGACGTGGCGTAA
- a CDS encoding biotin--protein ligase, whose protein sequence is MHGEYKMPGGKLVVVDLDTSDGRLTHVHLSGDFFLEPDSALDTINASLLGQPVHTGEVELATTIHAALGTEVMMFGISPEAIAVAVRRALDGDTAA, encoded by the coding sequence ATGCACGGCGAATACAAGATGCCTGGCGGCAAACTGGTGGTGGTTGACCTCGACACCAGCGACGGCCGCTTGACCCATGTTCATTTAAGCGGCGACTTTTTTCTGGAGCCGGACAGCGCGCTGGATACGATCAACGCCAGCTTGCTTGGGCAACCCGTGCATACCGGTGAAGTCGAACTGGCCACCACCATCCACGCCGCGCTCGGCACCGAGGTGATGATGTTCGGCATTTCACCCGAAGCCATTGCAGTGGCGGTACGTCGTGCGCTGGACGGAGACACCGCGGCATGA
- a CDS encoding NUDIX domain-containing protein, which yields MSDAQVIRIVAAVIRDDRGRILLVRKRGAAVFQQPGGKRDPADVDELATLARELREELGCALVTASARLLCHCSAPAANEPGHRVEAVVYVVEVCGVVTSQAEIEELRWIDPAAPDVPVAQLSREHILPLLR from the coding sequence TTGAGCGACGCGCAAGTCATACGCATTGTCGCGGCGGTGATTCGCGATGATCGCGGCCGCATCTTGCTGGTGCGCAAGCGCGGTGCGGCGGTGTTCCAGCAGCCCGGGGGCAAGCGTGATCCCGCTGATGTCGATGAGCTCGCCACGCTGGCCCGCGAATTGCGCGAGGAGCTGGGCTGCGCACTGGTAACTGCTTCCGCACGCTTGCTGTGCCATTGCAGTGCGCCGGCCGCGAACGAGCCGGGTCACCGCGTCGAGGCGGTTGTCTACGTTGTTGAGGTATGCGGCGTGGTTACATCGCAAGCCGAAATCGAAGAACTGCGCTGGATCGACCCGGCCGCACCGGACGTGCCCGTGGCGCAGCTCAGCCGTGAGCACATCCTGCCATTGCTGCGCTGA
- a CDS encoding group 1 truncated hemoglobin: MQKSHFHFIMLAAAILLSQGSLAQDVAPMPPQSAAMAASAPRDPALKPVFDQFGGKPGLVTLMNDFMDNLMADSRTHSYFADSDREHIKAELVDQFCVILDGPCTYTGKDMVKVHRKLGINRAAFNALVEDLQTAMDKNNVPFRAQNKLLAKLAPMHPAVITK; the protein is encoded by the coding sequence ATGCAAAAAAGCCATTTCCATTTCATCATGCTTGCCGCCGCCATCCTGCTCAGTCAGGGCTCGCTGGCGCAAGACGTCGCGCCGATGCCGCCGCAGTCCGCGGCGATGGCGGCCAGCGCTCCGCGCGATCCGGCACTGAAGCCGGTGTTCGACCAGTTCGGCGGCAAGCCGGGGTTGGTCACGCTGATGAACGACTTCATGGACAACCTGATGGCGGACTCGCGCACGCATTCGTATTTCGCGGATTCCGACCGTGAGCACATCAAGGCTGAACTGGTCGATCAGTTCTGCGTGATTCTTGATGGCCCGTGCACCTATACCGGCAAGGACATGGTCAAGGTGCATCGCAAGCTTGGCATCAATCGCGCGGCGTTCAACGCTTTGGTCGAGGATCTGCAGACCGCGATGGACAAGAACAATGTGCCGTTCCGAGCGCAGAACAAGTTGCTGGCAAAGCTGGCGCCGATGCATCCGGCCGTCATCACCAAATAG